A portion of the Terriglobia bacterium genome contains these proteins:
- a CDS encoding dehydrogenase E1 component subunit alpha/beta has protein sequence MATRKAPSATASGRKPGVAKEIYFDLFRKMLTVYYLEERCKLFVRAGKISFHASCRGHEKIQIAMAMLLRTGTDWVFPYYREKGLMVGLGMPLKDIFLHMLSKADDPSGGGRNMSEHFSSVALRVVSPTACTGTQYLAAVGMAKAIKADGRDEIVYVSSGEGATSEGEFFEALNWAGREKLPVLFVVQNNGYAISVPQAQQTGGHIHQIAEGFPVHGLEVDGTRFTDMYLEVKPLIAAMRKGGGPLLVEAHAIRLDSHSSSDDQTRYRGEEDLEGMRHHDPMTYTAGRLLSWGLITEDQIRNLHEEVKAEVDAAAESADAAPAPDPATAMLHIHSGRSPVTEEREPRPLSAAPVTMVDAINHGLREEMERNPRIVMWGEDIEDPKGGVFGVTRGLTDAFPGRVENSPLAEASIVGAAQGMAIGGFKPVVEIQFSDYSYPAFMQIRNEIATLRWRSGGAWSCPMVVRMATGGYIRGGPFHSQSPEALYVHAPGWYVAYPSNAADAKGLVKTACRIEDPVIFFEHKGLYRQVFSKSPEPDEDYLIPFGKASIARAGTDLTAITWGSGVVRCLRAAADMEKDGISVEVIDLRTLIPLDEEAVVASVRKTGKAIVVHEAVLTGGFGAEVAARIADRCFADLDAPVRRLAAKDCFPPYAPTLEAAVLPSQEDVTSAIRDLAEW, from the coding sequence ATGGCGACCAGGAAGGCACCGTCCGCAACTGCATCGGGCCGGAAGCCCGGCGTCGCCAAGGAGATCTACTTCGATCTCTTCCGGAAGATGCTCACCGTGTACTACCTCGAGGAGCGGTGCAAGCTCTTCGTCCGGGCCGGCAAGATCTCGTTCCACGCTTCCTGCCGCGGCCACGAGAAGATCCAGATCGCGATGGCCATGCTCCTCAGAACCGGCACGGACTGGGTGTTCCCCTACTATCGCGAGAAGGGGCTCATGGTCGGCCTCGGGATGCCGCTCAAGGACATCTTCCTGCACATGCTCTCGAAGGCCGACGACCCGTCCGGCGGCGGCCGCAACATGAGCGAGCACTTCTCGAGCGTGGCCCTCCGGGTCGTCTCGCCCACCGCTTGCACCGGCACGCAGTACCTGGCCGCGGTGGGGATGGCGAAGGCGATCAAGGCGGACGGCCGGGACGAGATCGTCTACGTTTCCTCCGGCGAGGGGGCGACCTCCGAGGGGGAGTTCTTCGAGGCGCTGAATTGGGCGGGGCGGGAAAAGCTGCCGGTGCTCTTCGTGGTCCAGAACAACGGGTACGCGATCAGCGTGCCGCAGGCGCAGCAGACCGGCGGGCACATCCACCAGATCGCCGAGGGATTCCCGGTCCACGGGCTCGAGGTGGACGGCACGCGCTTCACCGACATGTACCTCGAAGTGAAGCCGCTCATCGCCGCGATGCGCAAGGGGGGAGGTCCCCTGCTCGTCGAGGCCCACGCGATCCGCCTCGACTCCCACTCCTCCTCCGACGACCAGACGAGGTACCGGGGCGAGGAGGATCTCGAAGGCATGCGGCACCACGACCCGATGACCTACACGGCGGGCCGCCTGCTCTCCTGGGGACTGATCACCGAGGACCAGATCCGGAACCTGCACGAGGAAGTCAAGGCGGAGGTGGACGCCGCGGCCGAGTCCGCCGACGCCGCGCCGGCGCCCGATCCCGCGACCGCGATGCTCCACATCCACTCCGGCCGGTCGCCGGTGACGGAGGAGCGCGAGCCGCGGCCGCTCTCCGCCGCCCCGGTCACCATGGTGGACGCGATCAACCACGGGCTCCGGGAGGAGATGGAGCGGAACCCGAGGATCGTCATGTGGGGCGAAGACATCGAGGACCCGAAGGGCGGCGTGTTCGGCGTCACGCGCGGCCTGACCGACGCGTTCCCGGGCCGCGTGGAGAACTCGCCGCTCGCGGAGGCATCCATCGTCGGGGCCGCACAGGGCATGGCGATCGGCGGGTTCAAGCCGGTGGTCGAGATCCAGTTCTCGGACTACTCGTATCCCGCGTTCATGCAGATCCGCAACGAGATCGCGACCCTCAGGTGGCGGAGCGGGGGCGCGTGGTCCTGTCCGATGGTGGTGCGAATGGCGACGGGCGGGTACATCCGCGGCGGGCCGTTTCACAGCCAGAGCCCGGAGGCCCTCTACGTTCACGCTCCCGGGTGGTACGTCGCCTACCCTTCCAACGCGGCGGACGCGAAGGGGCTCGTCAAGACCGCGTGCCGGATCGAGGACCCGGTGATCTTCTTCGAGCACAAAGGGCTCTACCGGCAGGTGTTCTCCAAATCGCCCGAGCCGGACGAAGACTACCTGATCCCGTTCGGCAAGGCGAGCATCGCCCGTGCCGGAACGGACCTCACCGCGATCACGTGGGGAAGCGGCGTCGTCCGCTGCCTTCGCGCAGCGGCGGACATGGAGAAGGACGGGATCTCGGTGGAGGTGATCGATCTCCGAACGCTGATCCCACTCGACGAGGAGGCCGTGGTCGCGTCGGTCCGCAAGACCGGCAAGGCGATCGTGGTCCACGAGGCGGTCCTGACCGGCGGATTCGGCGCCGAGGTCGCGGCCCGGATCGCGGATCGCTGCTTCGCGGACCTCGACGCGCCGGTGCGCCGGCTCGCCGCGAAGGACTGCTTCCCGCCGTACGCTCCGACCCTGGAGGCGGCGGTGCTCCCGTCCCAGGAGGACGTCACGAGCGCGATCCGCGACCTGGCCGAGTGGTAA